The proteins below come from a single Natrinema sp. SYSU A 869 genomic window:
- a CDS encoding amidohydrolase family protein → MYQHNGEEIFVIDGHVHLWDATEENIKHEGGEEFIQCFYDYHTTFTPEERQWDMSEYRQYGAERMVEDLFSNAAVDMGIFQPTYLTDFYEEGFNTTEQNAELATEYPERFVLNGSFDPRDADPGLEYLEELHEKYEIPGVKLYTAEWRGDSKGWRLDDEEAFEFLEKCSELGIENIHAHKGPTIRPLNRDAFDVADVDDAASSFPELNFVVEHVGLPRLDDFCWIAAQENNVYGGLAVAAPFAQNRPGKFSEIMSELLWWLGEDRVIFGSDYAIWNPDWLVEEVLEAELTQDDRMEYGVEWDLETKQKVMGENIADLYDIDIEEKRQAFQNDEISQQFDLEDHYASGEPAPADD, encoded by the coding sequence ATGTATCAGCATAACGGAGAGGAAATCTTCGTCATCGACGGCCACGTGCACCTGTGGGACGCCACGGAGGAAAATATCAAACATGAGGGCGGGGAGGAGTTCATCCAGTGCTTCTACGACTATCACACGACGTTTACGCCCGAGGAGCGCCAATGGGACATGTCCGAATACCGGCAGTACGGTGCCGAACGGATGGTTGAAGACCTGTTTTCGAATGCTGCTGTCGACATGGGAATCTTCCAGCCCACCTATCTCACCGACTTTTACGAAGAGGGATTCAACACGACCGAGCAAAACGCCGAACTCGCGACCGAGTACCCAGAACGGTTTGTGCTCAACGGCTCGTTCGATCCGCGTGACGCGGACCCGGGTCTCGAGTACCTCGAGGAACTCCACGAGAAATACGAGATTCCCGGCGTCAAACTCTACACCGCGGAGTGGCGCGGCGACTCGAAGGGTTGGCGACTCGACGACGAGGAGGCCTTCGAGTTCCTCGAGAAGTGCTCCGAACTCGGCATCGAGAACATTCACGCACATAAGGGGCCAACGATCCGCCCACTGAACCGCGACGCCTTCGATGTGGCGGACGTCGACGACGCGGCCTCATCGTTCCCGGAACTCAACTTCGTCGTTGAGCACGTCGGGCTCCCTCGCCTCGACGACTTCTGCTGGATCGCCGCCCAGGAGAACAACGTCTACGGCGGGCTCGCGGTCGCCGCGCCGTTCGCTCAGAACCGGCCAGGAAAGTTCTCAGAGATCATGTCCGAACTCCTCTGGTGGCTCGGCGAGGACCGGGTCATCTTCGGTTCGGACTACGCCATCTGGAACCCCGACTGGCTCGTCGAGGAAGTCCTCGAGGCCGAACTTACACAGGACGACCGCATGGAGTACGGCGTCGAGTGGGACCTCGAGACGAAACAGAAGGTCATGGGAGAGAACATCGCTGACCTCTACGACATCGATATCGAGGAAAAGAGACAGGCCTTCCAGAACGACGAGATCAGCCAACAGTTCGACCTCGAGGACCACTACGCCAGCGGGGAACCCGCGCCGGCGGACGACTGA
- a CDS encoding NAD(P)-dependent alcohol dehydrogenase, translating to MQAARLHEYTEEMSDALSIDDVDRPALERSDQVLVEVEGAGWCQTDNHIIEGMWADYAPQDLPMTLGHENAGIVAETGEEVTLVEEGDPVICHPVQTCGICRPCRLGEDMYCENSAFNGLTIDGGFAEYLQTNERAVIPLPDGVDPTEIAPHADAGITAYHAVKKAVDELNPGDTTVIIGVGGLGHIGLQCLEAMSAADIVAVDIKDEALELAEELGARHTVNSTEEDLPDVIGDLTDDEGAQQVVDFVGADETTGLAPEIVAAGGDHHIVGYGGHVHEPSQALVNGEFSFRGTLVGKYAELQELVALVDRGDVELRTERHDLDEINTVAERLEHNEIEGRAVVLPP from the coding sequence ATGCAAGCAGCTAGACTCCACGAGTACACCGAGGAAATGAGCGACGCACTCTCGATCGACGACGTCGACCGGCCGGCCCTCGAGCGGTCCGATCAGGTACTGGTCGAGGTCGAGGGGGCAGGATGGTGTCAGACTGACAACCACATCATCGAGGGGATGTGGGCCGACTATGCGCCACAGGACCTGCCGATGACGCTGGGCCATGAGAACGCCGGGATCGTTGCCGAGACCGGCGAGGAGGTGACGCTGGTCGAGGAGGGCGATCCGGTGATCTGCCATCCCGTCCAGACCTGTGGCATCTGTCGGCCCTGCAGACTCGGCGAGGACATGTACTGTGAGAACAGCGCGTTCAACGGCCTCACCATCGACGGCGGCTTCGCGGAGTACCTCCAGACCAACGAGCGCGCGGTGATCCCGTTGCCCGATGGCGTTGATCCGACTGAGATCGCGCCCCACGCCGACGCGGGGATCACGGCCTACCATGCCGTCAAGAAAGCAGTCGACGAACTGAACCCCGGCGACACCACCGTTATCATCGGCGTCGGCGGGCTCGGCCACATCGGGCTCCAGTGCCTCGAGGCGATGAGCGCCGCCGACATCGTCGCCGTCGACATCAAAGACGAAGCGCTCGAGCTGGCCGAAGAGTTAGGCGCTCGCCACACCGTCAACTCCACAGAGGAGGACCTCCCCGACGTGATCGGAGACCTGACCGACGACGAGGGAGCCCAGCAGGTCGTCGACTTCGTTGGGGCCGACGAGACGACCGGATTGGCACCTGAAATCGTCGCCGCTGGCGGCGACCACCATATCGTCGGCTACGGCGGCCACGTCCACGAACCCAGTCAGGCGCTGGTCAACGGCGAGTTCTCGTTCCGCGGTACGTTGGTCGGCAAGTACGCCGAACTCCAGGAACTCGTCGCACTCGTCGACCGCGGCGATGTCGAACTGCGCACCGAGCGCCACGACCTCGACGAGATCAACACGGTCGCCGAACGGCTCGAGCACAACGAAATCGAGGGCCGGGCGGTCGTCCTGCCGCCCTAA